In Epinephelus fuscoguttatus linkage group LG15, E.fuscoguttatus.final_Chr_v1, a genomic segment contains:
- the LOC125902015 gene encoding gamma-crystallin N-A-like, protein MSQYSGKIVFFEGKCFTGRKLEICSDCDNFQDRGFMNRVNSVRVESGAFVCFDHPDFKGQQYILEHGEYPEFQRWNAHNDHMGSCRPIRMHGEHYRMELFEGDNFAGQCVELCDDCPFLQARGLTKNCVNSLKVYGDGAWVLYEEPNYRGRMYIVERGNYCSHTEWQAENPNIQSIRRVANYF, encoded by the exons ATGTCTCAGTACTCAGGAAAG atcGTGTTCTTTGAGGGGAAATGTTTCactgggaggaagctggagatcTGCAGTGACTGCGACAACTTCCAGGACCGTGGCTTCATGAACAGGGTCAACTCTGTCCGCGTGGAGAGCGGGGCCTTCGTCTGCTTTGACCACCCAGACTTTAAGGGCCAACAGTACATTCTGGAGCACGGAGAGTACCCCGAATTCCAGCGCTGGAATGCCCATAATGATCACATGGGCTCCTGCAGGCCAATCAGGATG CATGGAGAGCACTACAGGATGGAGCTGTTCGAGGGAGACAACTTTGCAGGCCAGTGCGTGGAGCTGTGTGACGACTGCCCATTCCTGCAAGCACGAGGCCTGACCAAGAACTGCGTCAACTCCCTCAAGGTTTATGGAGATGGAGC CTGGGTGCTGTACGAGGAGCCTAACTACCGTGGCCGCATGTACATCGTGGAGAGAGGAAACTACTGCAGCCACACAGAGTGGCAGGCAGAGAACCCCAACATCCAGTCTATTCGCAGGGTGGCAAACTACTTCTAA